The following proteins are encoded in a genomic region of Nakaseomyces glabratus chromosome J, complete sequence:
- a CDS encoding uncharacterized protein (CAGL0J11616g~Protein of unknown function), translating to MISIFSYSSANNLRDHQKCVDSYIPITVVMMPLDYYFSPSYAYFRKIFEGQLLHRLVVQLENKTVFLLLPEKCILIWPSYLKLQLFRGNDMKIIEGRIKIKIKIMIIKYNYWYRNEMK from the coding sequence ATGATTTCCATTTTTTCCTACAGCAGCGCCAATAACCTCCGAGATCATCAGAAATGTGTTGATTCATATATACCTATTACAGTTGTTATGATGCCATTagattattattttagtCCATCTTATGCATATTTTAGAAAGATATTTGAAGGTCAATTGCTCCATCGATTGGTTGTACAACTTGAAAATAAGACGGTATTCCTATTGTTGCCCGAAAAATGCATATTGATTTGGCCGTCGTATTTGAAACTCCAGTTATTTAGGGGAAATGATATGAAAATTATTGAAGGTagaattaaaataaaaataaaaataatgattaTTAAATACAATTATTGGTATCgtaatgaaatgaaataa
- the CDC5 gene encoding polo kinase CDC5 (CAGL0J11638g~Ortholog(s) have centromeric DNA binding, enzyme activator activity, phosphoprotein binding, protein complex binding, protein serine/threonine kinase activity), protein MMGPLKNVDDKQLNVRIARTPVKTNPTASHNHYEEGKENYVVNQHHKRIDQQGQQHKRKKEKLSSLCKTPPSLIKTRGRDYHRGQFLGEGGFARCFQIKDDSGKIFAAKTVAKISIKSEKTRKKLLSEIQIHKSMSHTNIVQFIDCFEDNVNVYILLEICPNGSLMELIKKRKTITEPEVRFFMTQICGGIQYMHSNRVIHRDLKLGNIFFDEHYNLKIGDFGLAAVLANDRERKFTICGTPNYIAPEVLMGKHSGHSYEVDIWSIGVMLYALLIGKPPFQAKDVNTIYERIKQRNFAYPKDKKISQDAKYLIDDILSLNPMERPSIQEIMDYVWFRGTFPPYTLNSVMTTVPDYSHITPQESFMNFQNCLEASGLLSVHQNHMVANISERTVPTNKLHIAPAHKYSSNPYMTEYNNAGNSIGNNGYPDTVQTSASKRFHMEKFQQQEQFQPILPHSLSPGGTKNKYKEVIDLEAQRKLNDLAREARIRKARQSMARKELIPTSTNLIKSDISLRILASECQLTLNGILEAEAQKRMGGLPKSRLPSIKNPMVVTKWVDYSNKHGFSYQLSTEDIGVLFNNGSTVLRLADADEFWYITYDEREGWVASHYLLDEKPKELSRHLEVVDFFAKYMRANLSRVSNFVREEYHKDDVFLRRYTRYKEFVMFELSDGTFQFNFKDHHKLAISDGGKLVTYISPDHESETYPLVELLRIGEIPGHTDCNFESKLMLVKEGLKQKASIITVDH, encoded by the coding sequence ATGATGGGTCCATTAAAGAATGTAGATGATAAACAACTAAATGTCAGGATAGCTAGAACTCCAGTAAAAACCAATCCAACAGCATCACATAATCATTATGAAGAAGGGAAAGAAAACTATGTGGTAAATCAACACCATAAACGTATAGATCAGCAAGGTCAACAAcataaaaggaaaaaagagaaactcTCTTCCCTTTGTAAGACACCACCATCTTTAATCAAAACTCGTGGAAGAGATTATCATAGAGGCCAATTCCTTGGAGAAGGTGGTTTTGCACGTtgttttcaaataaaagaCGATAGCGGTAAAATATTTGCAGCTAAAACTGTTGCTAAAATTTCTATCAAATCGGaaaagacaagaaagaaactACTATCTGAGATCCAGATACATAAAAGCATGAGCCATACCAATATAGTGCAATTTATCGATTGTTTTGAAGATAATGTcaatgtatatattttacttGAGATTTGTCCAAATGGTTCATTGATGGAACTTATTAAAAAGAGGAAGACTATCACCGAGCCTGAGGTTAGATTTTTCATGACACAGATATGTGGAGGTATCCAATATATGCATTCAAACAGAGTTATACACAGAGACTTAAAACTAGGAAATATCTTTTTCGATGAGCATTATAACTTGAAAATAGGAGATTTCGGTTTGGCTGCTGTACTGGCAAATGATCGCGAGAGAAAGTTTACCATATGTGGTACACCAAATTATATTGCACCAGAAGTTCTTATGGGAAAGCATTCGGGGCATAGTTATGAAGTTGATATATGGTCTATCGGCGTCATGCTATACGCGCTACTAATTGGTAAACCACCATTCCAAGCCAAAGATGTAAACACAATATATGAAAGAATTAAACAAAGGAATTTTGCTTATCCaaaggataaaaaaatatcacaAGATGCCAAATACCTGATAGATGACATTTTATCATTGAACCCAATGGAAAGACCATCTATACAAGAGATCATGGACTATGTTTGGTTTAGAGGTACCTTCCCACCTTATACATTAAATAGTGTGATGACCACAGTACCTGACTATAGTCATATTACTCCACAAGAGTCATTCAtgaattttcaaaattgctTAGAGGCCTCTGGTCTCTTAAGTGTTCACCAAAACCATATGGTGGCAAATATTTCTGAAAGAACAGTGCCAACAAATAAGCTTCATATTGCACCTGCACATAAGTACAGTAGTAACCCTTACATGACGGAATACAATAATGCTGGTAATTCGATAGGAAATAATGGGTATCCAGACACGGTACAAACATCTGCATCTAAGAGATTTCATATGGAGAAATTCCAGCAACAGGAGCAATTCCAACCAATCTTACCTCACTCTTTATCCCCTGGAGGGactaaaaataaatacaaagaaGTTATTGATCTTGAAGCGCAAAGGAAATTGAATGACCTTGCTAGAGAAGCTAGAATTCGTAAGGCTAGGCAATCAATGGCAAGGAAAGAATTAATCCCTACATCAACAAATCTAATCAAATCGGACATATCATTGCGTATTTTGGCTAGTGAATGTCAATTGACATTGAATGGTATCTTAGAGGCTGAAGCTCAAAAGAGAATGGGCGGACTACCAAAATCGAGACTACCATCGATAAAAAACCCAATGGTTGTTACTAAATGGGTAGACTATTCTAATAAGCATGGCTTCTCATATCAGCTTTCCACTGAAGACATTGGTGTACTGTTTAATAATGGATCCACTGTTTTAAGACTTGCTGATGCAGATGAATTCTGGTATATAACTTATGATGAAAGGGAAGGATGGGTTGCAAGCCATTATCTACTAGATGAGAAACCAAAAGAACTAAGTAGACATTTGGAAGTTGTTGATTTCTTTGCCAAATACATGAGAGCAAATTTAAGTCGagtttcaaattttgttagGGAAGAATATCACAAAGACGATGTGTTCTTAAGGAGATATACTAGATATAAAGAATTTGTTATGTTTGAACTAAGTGATGGAACATTTCAATTTAACTTTAAGGACCACCATAAACTGGCTATATCAGATGGTGGAAAATTAGTCACATATATTTCTCCAGATCATGAAAGTGAGACATACCCTCTAGTAGAACTATTAAGAATTGGGGAGATTCCAGGTCATACAGATTGCAATTTTGAAAGCAAATTAATGCTTGTTAAAGAGGGactgaaacaaaaagcaTCAATTATTACTGTTGATCATTAA
- a CDS encoding DNA topoisomerase 1 (CAGL0J11660g~Ortholog(s) have DNA binding, DNA topoisomerase type I activity, role in DNA topological change, chromatin organization and cytosol, nucleolus localization), with amino-acid sequence MTSDEVKPNKGSGGEYNEDAPLSQTLAQPVISDPVPKKDEKEKKLKRSRELSSTSKEKTKKVKKIKTEKPAIKSENDEDIDEKMSLSQVAELKRENSTFDDEEEKYKWWENEKNDDTIKWVSLKHNGVLFPPEYEPLPSHVKLYYDGKPVDLPPAAEEVAGFFANLLHTDHAKNPVFQKNFFEDFLQVLKESGGTRNKINITVFKKCDFSKMNQYFELKKEEKRNMSREEKKQIKLEKDKFEEKFKFCELDGRKEQVGNFRVEPPDLFRGRGAHPKTGKLKRRVYPEDIILNLSKDAPIPPAPQGHHWGEIRHDNTVQWLAMWKENIFGSFKYVRLAANSSLNGQSDLKKFEKARELKKYIGDIRKDYRESFKSKIMLERQKAVATYFIDVFALRAGGEKSEDEADTVGCCSLRFEHVTLKPPNTVIFDFLGKDSIRYHQEVEVEKQVFKNLKIFKRPPKKDGDDLFDRLDPSILNKYLQNYMPGLTAKVFRTYNASKTMQDQLDLIPNEGTVAEKLLKYNAANRAVAILCNHQRSVTKGHAQSVEKMNQKIEELLWQKIRLKKGILQLEPSRAQKNKKYFKEINDMTKVEQATIHKRIVDRERERLKKKFERDNEKLVAEKKDPLPKTELKEWLKKVDDLEKQYKTELKTGKVELKATMQSVEKLEKQVEKLEERIKTSSIQLKDKEENSQVSLGTSKINYIDPRLSVVFCKKYNVPIEKIFTKTLREKFAWAIESADENWRF; translated from the coding sequence ATGACATCTGATGAGGTTAAGCCTAACAAAGGTAGTGGTGGGGAATACAATGAGGATGCACCATTGTCCCAAACATTAGCACAACCAGTCATATCCGATCCAGTTCCTAAGAAAGatgagaaagagaagaaactGAAGAGATCAAGAGAACTTTCATCAACGAGTAAGGAAAAGACcaaaaaagtgaaaaagatcaaaacagaaaagCCTGCAATTAAGTCggaaaatgatgaagatatcGATGAAAAGATGTCTCTTTCACAAGTAGCTGAGTTGAAAAGGGAAAATAGCActtttgatgatgaagaagagaagtaCAAATGGTGGGAAAACgaaaaaaatgatgacACTATAAAATGGGTATCATTGAAGCACAATGGTGTTTTATTTCCACCCGAATACGAACCTCTACCTTCTCATGTGAAACTATACTATGATGGTAAACCTGTTGATTTACCCCCTGCAGCTGAAGAAGTTGCTGGTTTTTTTGCAAACTTACTACATACTGATCATGCAAAGAACCCAGTCTTTCAAAAGAACTTTTTCGAAGATTTCTTGCAAGTACTCAAGGAATCTGGCGGCACCaggaataaaataaatataacagTTTTTAAGAAATGTGACTTTTCAAAGATGAATCAATACTTTGAGCTGAAGAAAGAGGAGAAAAGAAACATGTCTAGGgaagagaaaaaacaaattaaattggaaaaggataaatttgaagaaaaattcaaattctGTGAACTAGACGGTAGAAAAGAACAAGTCGGAAACTTTAGAGTTGAACCACCTGACCTTTTTAGAGGTCGTGGTGCACATCCTAAAACTggtaaattgaaaagacGTGTATACCCGGAAGATATAATATTGAATTTAAGTAAAGACGCACCGATACCGCCTGCTCCTCAAGGCCATCACTGGGGAGAAATAAGACATGACAATACCGTGCAGTGGTTGGCGATGtggaaagaaaatatatttggTTCTTTTAAATATGTTAGATTGGCAGCCAATTCTTCACTTAATGGTCAAAGTGATCTGAAAAAGTTTGAAAAAGCCAGGGAACTGAAGAAGTATATTGGTGATATAAGAAAAGATTATAGAGAAAGTTTTAAAAGCAAGATTATGCTCGAAAGACAAAAAGCAGTGGCTACATACTTTATTGATGTATTTGCCCTTAGAGCAGGTGGGGAAAAGTCAGAAGATGAAGCAGACACAGTAGGCTGCTGTTCATTGAGATTTGAACATGTAACATTAAAACCACCAAATACTGTAATATTTGACTTTCTTGGTAAGGATTCTATTAGATATCACCAAGAGGTCGAGGTCGAAAAGCAGGTGTTtaagaacttgaaaatatttaaaagACCACCAAAGAAAGATGGCGATGATCTATTTGACAGATTGGATCCGTCTATCTTGAATAAATATCTACAGAACTATATGCCCGGATTAACCGCTAAGGTGTTCCGTACATATAATGCTTCGAAAACAATGCAGGATCAATTGGACTTAATTCCCAATGAAGGTACTGTGGCTGAAAAACTACTTAAGTACAATGCTGCCAATAGAGCAGTTGCCATTTTATGTAACCATCAAAGGTCTGTCACGAAGGGGCATGCTCAGTCTGTTGAGAAGATGAATCAGAAGATTGAGGAGCTCTTGTGGCAAAAGATACGACTCAAGAAAGGTATCCTCCAATTAGAACCATCAAGAGCacaaaagaacaagaagtaTTTCAAGGAGATAAATGACATGACTAAAGTCGAACAAGCAACGATACATAAGCGAATTGTTGACAGAGAGAGGGAAAGACTCAAGAAGAAGTTTGAGAGAGATAATGAGAAACTTGTTGCTGAGAAGAAAGATCCATTGCCGAAAACAGAATTGAAGGAATGGCTGAAAAAAGTTGATGATCTGGAGAAACAGTACAAGACAGAATTAAAAACTGGCAAAGTAGAGCTTAAGGCAACCATGCAATCGGTTGAGAAACTAGAGAAACAAGTTGAAAAGCTAGAAGAGCGCATAAAAACTAGCTCAATTCAATTAAAGgacaaagaagagaattCTCAGGTTTCTCTAGGTACATCTAAGATCAATTATATTGACCCCAGATTATCCGTCGTTTTCTGTAAGAAGTATAACGTTCCAATAGAGAAAATTTTTACGAAGACTCTAAGGGAAAAATTTGCTTGGGCCATTGAATCTGCTGATGAGAATTGGAGATTCTGA
- the MIX17 gene encoding Mix17p (CAGL0J11682g~Ortholog(s) have role in aerobic respiration, development of symbiont in host and cytosol, mitochondrial intermembrane space, nucleus localization) — translation MARSRGGSRPAGRSSAFSRPQQSRSASTAAYPAAPPRQQPVAPANAHPQAGAQPQQPGLFAQMASTAAGVAVGSTIGHTLGAGITGMFSGSGSSEVSDQQQQPMQNFDAAAQQQQQQFRTCDADAKNFTRCLDENNGNFQICDYYLQQLKACQEAARQY, via the coding sequence atggcACGTTCTAGAGGAGGATCAAGACCAGCTGGTAGAAGCAGCGCATTCTCTCGCCCACAACAGAGCCGTTCTGCATCTACCGCTGCTTACCCAGCTGCACCACCTCGTCAGCAACCTGTGGCTCCGGCCAACGCTCATCCGCAAGCTGGTGCTCAACCGCAACAACCAGGTTTGTTTGCGCAGATGGCATCTACTGCAGCTGGTGTAGCTGTTGGTAGTACGATCGGCCACACCTTGGGTGCTGGTATCACTGGTATGTTTTCTGGTTCTGGCTCTTCTGAAGTGAGTGatcagcaacagcaacCAATGCAGAATTTTGACGCTGCTgctcaacaacaacagcaacaattTAGAACATGTGATGCCGATGCAAAGAATTTCACACGTTGTTTGGATGAAAATAATGGCAACTTCCAAATTTGCGATTACTACTTACAACAATTGAAGGCATGCCAGGAAGCTGCTCGTCAATACTAG
- the MVP1 gene encoding Mvp1p (CAGL0J11704g~Ortholog(s) have phosphatidylinositol-3-phosphate binding activity and role in plasma membrane tubulation, protein targeting to vacuole, retrograde transport, endosome to Golgi): protein MDTYSGQNGWADTSNASPWGDTNDTMPIDNSLSNSLSGLQLNEDINTVRANLTESIWGTERTGAPNNVETGLEAKDSLNVSTNFNELNTAILSPTSSTSNIEEQNSFTESLESWINEVRKTYNPQQLDIISIEEIPEREGLLFKHANYSVKHLIDLPNTEPPKNRTVVRRYSDFLWLQEVLLKRYPFRMIPDLPPKKIGSQNLDPVFLNKRRIGLSKFINLVMKHPKLSKDDLVLTFLTVPTDLTSWRKQVSYDTADEFTDKRISKDFVKIWKKDLAEIWNNTANCIDELIDKWTKISILVDRHEKRLQIIANERKIMNDLIHDVGNLTKSVYPIDQNPTILDINSGMTVISKHIEKTNENYNQQALDTKQKVLPKFRMYTDILRALKNVFERYKMLATNNVSMLQKHIDLNLQKLEDMKGKPDASGQEYDRIKTTIRKDRKIMYEQSNRAWLIRECILEEFTIFQETQFMITGCFQEWAKVQSTYSSLNLNEWENVTNHILEMPLSRE, encoded by the coding sequence ATGGATACTTACAGCGGCCAAAACGGTTGGGCTGATACCAGTAATGCATCACCATGGGGTGATACTAATGACACAATGCCTATAGATAACTCGTTAAGTAATTCATTAAGTGGTTTACAATTAAACGAGGATATTAATACAGTAAGAGCCAATTTAACTGAAAGCATATGGGGAACTGAAAGGACAGGTGCTCCAAACAACGTTGAAACAGGATTGGAAGCAAAAGATTCTCTTAACGTGTCAACAAATTTTAACGAGCTGAACACTGCTATTCTTTCACCGACATCTTCTACAAGCAATATCGAAGAGCAGAATTCATTTACAGAATCTCTTGAATCGTGGATAAACGAAGTCAGAAAAACATATAACCCCCAGCAGTTGGATATAATATCAATCGAAGAGATTCCTGAAAGAGAGGGCTTACTTTTCAAGCATGCCAATTACTCAGTGAAACATCTGATCGATCTCCCAAATACTGAACCACCAAAAAATAGAACCGTAGTCAGAAGGTATTCTGACTTTTTATGGTTACAGGAAGTTCTTCTCAAAAGATACCCTTTTAGAATGATTCCTGATCTTCCGCCGAAAAAAATAGGGTCTCAGAATTTGGACCCGGTTTTTCtgaacaaaagaagaattggCCTGAGCAAGTTCATTAACCTGGTAATGAAACACCCTAAGCTATCAAAAGATGATCTTGTATTAACATTCTTAACAGTACCTACTGATCTTACAAGCTGGAGGAAACAGGTTAGCTATGATACTGCTGATGAATTCACCGATAAGAGAATTTCTAAGGACTTTGTAAAAATTTGGAAGAAGGATCTAGCAGAAATATGGAACAATACTGCCAATTGCATAGATGAGTTGATTGACAAGTGGACTAAAATAAGTATCCTGGTCGATAGACATGAGAAAAGACTTCAGATTATAGCCAATGAACGAAAGATTATGAATGACCTAATACACGATGTTGGGAACCTCACAAAATCTGTGTAtccaattgatcaaaatCCAACCATATTAGACATTAATAGTGGCATGACGGTAATCAGTAAGCATATAGAAAAAACCAATGAGAACTACAACCAGCAAGCACTGGatacaaaacaaaaagttCTACCCAAATTTAGAATGTACACCGACATTTTGCGAGCTTTAAAGAATGTCTTTGAAAGATATAAAATGCTAGCTACTAATAATGTCTCCATGCTACAAAAACATATAGATCTCAATTTACAGAAACTAGAGGATATGAAAGGTAAACCGGATGCTAGTGGACAAGAGTACGATAGAATTAAGACTACAATCAGGAAAGATCGAAAAATCATGTATGAACAAAGCAATAGAGCCTGGTTAATAAGGGAATGTATTCTTGAGGAGTTTACAATATTTCAGGAAACCCAATTTATGATTACAGGCTGTTTTCAGGAATGGGCAAAAGTACAATCAACCTACTCTAGTCTCAACTTAAATGAATGGGAGAATGTAACCAATCATATCCTGGAAATGCCGCTTTCCAGAGAATAG
- the TAF4 gene encoding Taf4p (CAGL0J11726g~Ortholog(s) have RNA polymerase II activating transcription factor binding, chromatin binding activity, role in cellular response to drug, transcription from RNA polymerase II promoter and transcription factor TFIID complex localization) produces the protein MSSQKRPSEESTGSGTKKVKLEETKTPSLKSEASNLALPKMNDSSNNINAVPLALPKGGDKKKKANSKTAQSGKNGGKEDGTGQKQKATDPNKMQDVLISAGVDLKEEEALLSSTVNVSKTQQNAVVIPPHPPFLHPDQVSNFMKKVAKTQNFNLSFTKNTEILDMMSSACESYLRDIITNTIVVSRHRRKGVKVNYGRRSQVAAALRSIAINQKKEEERRMKKRIALGLEKEDYENKMDSEETLHRASNVTATLRAGSKKQYGWLTSSINKPASIGVKSAGKVATEIAARGESGLKFREAREEPGIVMRDLLFALEHRRIGVHNIISKGYARIRD, from the coding sequence ATGAGCTCTCAGAAGAGACCCTCGGAAGAGTCAACTGGCTCAGGTACTAAGAAAGTGAAATTAGAAGAAACTAAAACACCTTCACTCAAATCAGAGGCAAGTAATTTAGCATTACCGAAGATGAATGATAGCTCAAACAATATTAATGCTGTTCCTTTAGCGCTTCCGAAAGGAGGcgacaagaagaagaaagctaATAGCAAAACTGCACAATCAGGAAAAAACGGTGGGAAAGAAGATGGAACAGGACAAAAGCAGAAAGCGACAGATCCAAATAAGATGCAAGATGTTTTGATATCTGCTGGTGTTGATCtgaaagaagaggaagCTTTATTGAGCTCAACCGTCAATGTTTCAAAGACTCAACAGAATGCGGTAGTGATACCTCCTCATCCACCTTTCTTACACCCAGATCAGGTCTCCAATTTTATGAAGAAGGTGGCAAAAACCCAAAACTTTAATTTATCATTTACAAAGAATACGGAGATATTAGATATGATGTCATCAGCATGTGAAAGCTATCTAAGAGATATAATAACCAACACAATAGTGGTTTCAAGGCATAGGAGGAAGGGAGTTAAGGTAAACTATGGAAGGAGAAGTCAAGTCGCGGCGGCTTTAAGATCAATAGCTATAAATCAGAAAAAGGAGGAAGAGAGACGCAtgaaaaagagaattgCTCTTGGATTAGAGAAGGAAGActatgaaaataaaatggaCTCTGAAGAAACCTTACACAGAGCATCCAACGTTACGGCAACCTTAAGAGCAGGTAGTAAGAAACAGTATGGTTGGTTGACATCATCTATAAATAAACCCGCCTCAATAGGTGTCAAATCTGCTGGTAAGGTAGCAACAGAAATTGCAGCTAGAGGTGAATCAGGATTGAAATTTAGAGAAGCACGTGAAGAACCCGGCATTGTAATGAGAGACCTTTTATTTGCCTTGGAACACCGAAGAATAGGTGTGCACAACATTATATCGAAAGGATATGCTAGAATAAGAGACTAA
- the PLB2 gene encoding lysophospholipase (CAGL0J11748g~Putative phospholipase B; predicted GPI-anchor), whose protein sequence is MQLSVLIASVLAAGAAVDAASYTPQNVSCPDNANFIRNAADGLSPAEKEWLKKRDPITRDALQTFLRRAFANVSTEITSALFNDTENVPKLGIAVAGGGYRAMFVGAGAFAAMDNRTDGANEHGLGGLLQAATYMAGLSGGNWLTGTLAYNNFTSVQQILEEGDKADAIWNITNSFLNPYDKDFSKTLARWTAIGSQVQGKRDAGFNVTITDLWSRALAYGWFPTLPNAGAGLTWSSLRDNEIFMNGEMPMPISVADGRYPGTTVINLNATVFEMTPFEIGSWDPSLNAFSDIKYLGTQVTDGKPETERCINGFDDASFIMGTSSSLFNEFTMSNDSAVAYTYLNTLSSTLVKGIDKENNDIAMYAPNPFKGSKYVDSNYTTSIVDSDSLFLVDGGEDLQGIPFVPLLKQERDLDIIFAIDVDTETSDNYPAGGPMMKTYERQFSKQGKGMAFPYVPDMTTFVNLGLGGKPSFYGCDANNLTDLEYIPPLIVYIPNSYHSFESNVSTFKLNYNYSERVGMIRNAFEATTRNNLTEDADYVTCVGCAIIRRKQQSLNLTLPDICDKCFTNYCWNGTIDNTPTKLLTPNNQDPAAISSAIAAVTDDSPIGALLNTGSGTKSNSSSKTNSTLVTSSRATSTGTLISNSSSNSTVSSTAARSSTSSTAKKNAGSVLKLEFSKSASVMVAIAAAAVASLI, encoded by the coding sequence ATGCAATTGTCAGTTCTAATTGCCTCTGTTCTTGCCGCTGGTGCAGCTGTCGATGCAGCTAGTTACACCCCACAAAATGTGAGCTGTCCTGATAACGCTAATTTTATCAGAAATGCTGCTGATGGTTTGAGTCCAGCAGAGAAGGAAtggttgaagaaaagagacCCAATTACCAGAGATGCCCTTCAAACTTTCCTAAGACGCGCTTTTGCCAATGTCTCTACTGAAATTACTTCAGCACTATTCAATGATACCGAAAATGTTCCAAAATTAGGTATTGCTGTCGCCGGTGGTGGTTACCGTGCTATGTTTGTTGGTGCTGGTGCATTTGCAGCCATGGATAACAGAACTGATGGTGCTAATGAACACGGTCTAGGTGGTCTATTGCAAGCAGCCACTTATATGGCTGGTCTTTCTGGTGGTAACTGGCTGACTGGTACTTTGGCATACAACAACTTCACCTCAGTGCAACAGATCCTCGAGGAAGGTGACAAGGCCGATGCCATCTGGAATATCACAAACTCGTTCTTGAATCCATACGATAAAGATTTCTCGAAGACCTTGGCCAGATGGACTGCAATTGGTTCTCAGGTTCAAGGTAAAAGGGACGCAGGCTTTAACGTTACCATCACTGATTTGTGGTCTCGTGCGTTGGCTTACGGTTGGTTCCCTACATTGCCAAACGCTGGTGCTGGTTTAACTTGGTCCTCTCTAAGAGACAACGAAATCTTCATGAATGGTGAAATGCCAATGCCAATTTCTGTCGCAGATGGTAGATACCCAGGTACCACCGTTATCAACTTGAACGCTACTGTTTTTGAAATGACTCCATTCGAAATTGGTTCATGGGATCCATCCTTAAACGCTTTCAGTGACATCAAATACTTGGGTACTCAAGTCACTGATGGTAAGCCTGAAACCGAAAGATGTATTAACGGTTTCGACGATGCTAGTTTTATCATGGGTACATCATCCTCGTTGTTCAACGAGTTCACCATGAGCAACGATAGTGCCGTTGCTTACACTTACTTGAACACCCTATCCAGCACATTGGTGAAAGGtattgataaagaaaacaacGACATTGCCATGTATGCTCCAAATCCATTCAAAGGTTCCAAATACGTGGACAGCAACTATACTACTTCCATAGTTGACTCTGattctttgttcttggtGGATGGTGGTGAAGATCTTCAAGGTATCCCATTTGTTCCTCTTTTGAAGCAAGAGCGTGACCTGGATATTATCTTTGCTATTGATGTAGACACTGAGACAAGTGATAATTATCCTGCCGGTGGTCCAATGATGAAGACATACGAACGTCAATTCTCTAAGCAAGGTAAGGGTATGGCTTTCCCATACGTCCCTGATATGACCACTTTTGTTAACCTAGGTCTGGGTGGTAAGCCAAGTTTCTACGGTTGTGACGCCAACAATTTGACTGACCTTGAATATATCCCACCTTTAATTGTTTACATTCCAAACAGTTATCATTCCTTTGAAAGTAACGTTTCCACCTTTAAACTAAACTATAACTACAGTGAACGTGTTGGTATGATTAGAAATGCTTTCGAAGCCACTACCAGAAATAATTTGACTGAAGATGCTGACTACGTTACATGTGTTGGTTGTGCAATCATTAGACGTAAGCAACAATCTCTGAACTTAACTCTACCGGATATTTGTGACAAGTGTTTCACCAACTACTGTTGGAATGGTACTATTGACAACACACCAACAAAGCTTCTAACACCAAATAATCAGGATCCAGCTGCTATTTCTTCTGCTATTGCTGCTGTAACTGATGACTCCCCAATTGGTGCCTTGTTGAACACTGGTTCTGGTACTAAGTCTAACTCATCTTCAAAGACTAACTCCACTCTAGTTACTTCGAGCCGTGCTACTAGTACTGGAACTTTGATTTCCAATTCTAGTTCAAATAGTACTGTTTCCTCAACTGCCGCTAGATCTTCCACTTCTTCTACTGCTAAGAAGAATGCTGGTTCTGTATTGAAGCTTGAGTTTTCCAAATCAGCCTCAGTAATGGTTGCAATTGCTGCAGCAGCTGTTGCATCGTTGATTTAA